Proteins found in one Dermacentor silvarum isolate Dsil-2018 chromosome 8, BIME_Dsil_1.4, whole genome shotgun sequence genomic segment:
- the LOC119461352 gene encoding elongation of very long chain fatty acids protein AAEL008004, with product MANSEDLPAQHHSLSSMLFSGGDPRVRHWPLMGSPAVIVSILAGYLYFSLRLGPALMKNRRAFPIRPVVVAYNVVMVLLSVYFFCLTLRLTYLRDRTPSLQPYDLFCQGTDTTASAGPLLYHGWFYMLMKVGELLDTVFFVLLKKNSHISFLHLLHHSLALSTVWMDINNGITGQVAMFPILNTAVHMFMYTYYGLAALGPSLRPNLWWKKYVTQLQIIQFFMLMVHGGIPIFYDCGFPRIMSYFMVLETALFTGLFSDFYYRNYLLRKDE from the coding sequence ATGGCGAACTCCGAGGACCTACCCGCGCAGCACCACTCGCTGTCGTCCATGCTGTTCTCGGGGGGTGACCCCCGGGTGCGGCATTGGCCCCTGATGGGATCACCGGCGGTCATCGTGTCCATCCTGGCCGGTTACCTCTACTTTTCGTTACGCCTCGGGCCGGCGCTCATGAAGAACCGGAGGGCCTTCCCCATCCGGCCCGTAGTGGTGGCCTACAACGTGGTCATGGTGCTGCTCAGCGTCTACTTCTTCTGCCTCACGCTACGGCTCACCTACCTGCGTGACAGGACGCCGTCCCTGCAACCGTACGACCTCTTCTGCCAAGGCACCGACACGACGGCTAGCGCGGGGCCGCTGCTCTACCACGGCTGGTTCTACATGCTCATGAAGGTCGGCGAGCTGCTCGACACGGTGTTCTTCGTGCTGCTCAAGAAGAACAGCCACATCAGCTTCCTGCACCTGCTGCACCACTCGCTGGCGCTGTCCACCGTCTGGATGGACATCAACAACGGCATCACGGGACAGGTGGCCATGTTCCCCATCCTGAACACGGCCGTGCACATGTTCATGTACACCTACTACGGCCTCGCCGCCCTGGGGCCCTCGCTACGGCCGAACCTGTGGTGGAAGAAGTACGTCACCCAGCTGCAGATCATCCAGTTTTTTATGCTCATGGTGCACGGCGGAATTCCCATCTTCTACGACTGCGGCTTCCCGCGCATCATGTCTTACTTCATGGTGCTGGAGACGGCCCTGTTCACGGGACTCTTCTCGGATTTCTACTACCGCAATTACCTGCTACGCAAGGACGAGTGA